The sequence TCGTCACTGACCACAAAAATATTATTATCGCTAAAACATTTTCCAAAATGTATGGTTTGGCTGGAGCACGTATTGGGTATGCAATTGCAGACAAAACATTAATTGATAATTTGTCAAATTTGCAATCCAATACAAATAATAGCGTTAGTGTATTATCAAAACTTGCTGCTATTGCTTCGTTGAAAGACGAGAAATTTGTTTCAAATTGCTACTTGCTAAATGAGAATGTAAGACAATATACTATCAGCGAACTCAAAAAATTAAATTGTGAGTGCATTACTTCTAATACAAATTTCATCTATTTTTCACTTGTAAAATATAACAAGGATTATTTCAAGCAATTAGAAGATAATAATATTGAAGGGGGAAGAATATATGAAGAGCAAGGAAAATGGACAAGGATTACAGTTGGTAAAATGGACGAAATGAAAAAATTTATCAAAGCAATACAATAAAAACAGCCACCAACCGCTGTTTTGATATAGCTGGAATTTAGTGGAATTGCCGTTCCGCATTAAGTTTTCGTTAAGCTGAAAATTGAGCGGTTACGATTTTCCAGCCATCTCAAGTGGCGAAACGTTTTGCCTCAGTTTGGCAGAACAAAAACAGAAAAGAGAATGTTAAATTATGAAGAAAAATATATTAATAATATTGGTTTTAATTTCAACAATTTCATGTGGGATAAAAACATATAAACTTAAAAATGGATATTCAAAAGTTGCAATTGATCAAAAAGTTTATCAAAACAAAAAATATTTTGAAAAAAGCATTTTAAAGAAGGTCGATACTTTGGCGGTTTATGAAGAGTATAACACAACATATTATTCAGGAGACAAACCTGTTAATGCTTTAGCAAGGGAAAATTATGAAAACGTAAATACAATATATGGTGTTTACAAATTTTATGGTAACGGGAATTTTAATTTGTTTATGCTTAACAGAGAGAAACCCTTATTAGAAAGTAAAATGTTCGACCCTGAATATACAGGATGGCGTGGAATTTTGTATTCTGAAAATAATGTAATTAAAGGAGATTTAATAACTCAAATTACAGGAATGGGAGAAATTGGAATAATAAAACAAACATTTGAATTTTATGGCGATACATTAATTGTAAATAAAAAAGGTAATAAATTTGGAAATGAAATTTATATTAAAAGAAAAATACCAATTGAATTGCTAAAAAATAATGCTAAATGGTAAACAAAACCGAACGCACAATCGTGTAGACAGCTCTATTAGTAAATAACAGAGTGCGCCTCTCTATTTAGCGAAGCGGTCTCATGAAATACCAATAAATAAAATAAACGCTTCATTTCATACTCCACCGAGCGTACTTACGTACTCGGTGATTTGTAAAAAGATGAGCTAAATTCAATGTAAACATCAGTTATCTTTAAGCATAACTTCACAAAAAAACCGTTGCAACAAAAATTGCAGCGGTTTTTTTATTCCTTGGTATTCCTAAGTCTGACGTTGGTTTACTTCATATTTCAATCTTAAATCTACAACCGCAATTCACTTTCTTATCCAATCACCGGACAATAATGTGAATTGATAAGCATTAAAAATATTCTTTGCTTGTAATCTTTTTGCATGCTTTCTACCACCCCCCCAAACATCTTCTATTTTTGTCCATTTTAATGCTTTAATTCTTTTTTCTTCATTATCTAATAAACCAAGTGTTGAACCGAAAGTTTAGTGCTTCTAAATCCGCCACTAACCATACACAAAGCATTGTGCGTCATTAAAAAAAACCGATAATCCATTGAACTCAACAGTTAATCAATTGATGATTTTTTAATACTGAGTATCAACCTACATTTGAATTAAAGGGTGAAAAAACCTTTTAAAAAGGGTTAAACACCTTATAGAGGCAGAACAAATAAAACTGACATTTACAAAAATATTAAGTTTTCTAAAAAAAAAGAAAAAATGACTGAACAACAATTTTTAACACAACTAGAAGCATTACTATTAGATACTCAAACATACGCTGATAGTATTCCAATTGCATATAAAAATTATGCTTTACCAATAATTACAACAGACAATGAACAAGTCTACAAATTTATAGTAGATCAAAATTGGCAAGATCTTAAAAGCTTTTCAGAAGCGAAACTTTTAAACTTAGAATCTAAAATGCTAGATATGGCAACTCATCAATATCAAATAAATTCTTTAACAGAAAGATTATTCAACTTAAAAGATGCCTTCAAAAAGCATTATAGAGAACCTCAAACAAAAGATGATTGGGTAGCTAAAAAAAATGCACTTATTACCAGTTTAAACAACAACAATACACCACAAGATAAAATTGATGAATTTATAAAAAAAGTTGGAGGAACAGGCGGTCTAAATGCATATAAATATCAATTAAAGCAATATGACATTCTTGCTAAATATTTAAATTATGCTTTTGAGAGACATTTAGCTCATTCTATGTATCATTATTCTGCTATTGTTTTTTCTGATTATAACATAAATATTCAAGTGAATCAAAATATTACTTTCAACACATCTACCAAAATTAGAAGTTTAAGTAATAGCATAAAAAGGAGAAACTCAACTCTTCTTAATAATATTAAAGATAACAATCAAATAAGACTTAAAAGTAACAGCAATAATTTAAACCATTGGACAGGTAACACTATAAATCAATTTGGATTACCTATTTTAATTCATTGTTTCCAAGAAAGAATTTTACAAAATTCATCATTCTTATCAGATGGAAAAAAAGCATTAAAAGCGAGTAGTTTAATTCAAAATTTACTTTTTAATAAAGCTTCATCTAAATGGATTAATTGGACTAGTGGTTTTCATAAAGAATTAAATCTATCAGAAAATTTATTTGATAAAAAAGAAAATTTAATTAATGAAGATATAACACTTACAGAAAATTTAATTTCTATAAAAAAAATACTCAAAAACCCAAATCAGTATAACAATCAAGAAATAGTAATTAGAGGAGTTGTAACAAACCTAGAAGTAAAACATATAGGGCCAACAAAAGTTATTTCAACAGCAGATATTTCAGATTCAAAAGGGCGAATTTTAAAAGTGTGTTTACCCCATATAAAACTAGACTCAGGAGGATTAGTAAACAATTCGTTTGTTTACATTTCAGGAAGATTTTTAGTAAACAATCCAGAAGCAAATAATGCGCAAGCACTTTCAATAGATAGGTTATCAATAGGTGAACTATCTAAAACTAATTGGATAGCATGGGCAAGATATGAACTAAGAAATATATTTGAGCCAATACCCCATAACTTAAACCTAAAATTCACCCTTGAATCAGGAAATAATGGCGCTTTGAATCCAATTAAATACAATGTTACATTTTCAAAAAACAATTTATTAAACTTTAAAAACATATAATTATGGCTTGTGAAATAGAAAACGACGCTTTAGAGAACGCAAAACACAATCTTACTGAAGCCAATGATGCATGGTGGGAAGCAACTGGAGACATGACAGTTAGCACTTTAGGTGTTATAGGAGCAACCCTAGCAGAAGGGATGTCATTAGGATTAGCAACTATGGTTTTTGGTTCTGCGGTAATCAATGAAATTAGATCTGCAGCAAAAATGGATGATGCAAATGAAGACTACGATTTAGCAGAAGACCTCTATAATGACGCATTAACAGCATATTGTAATTGTTTAGATCTAAACTAATGAAAAAGGAAATCCCATATTACAAAAGAGATAAGTATATATTCATTTCTAACTTAAATGATGTTACTGCAAACGAACAAGAACCTTTGTCTTTAAAAAGAGAAGGATATTTATTGTCAGAATACTATTCTTCAAAAAGTAACGAAGAATTAGCTAATTATGTAAAAATAAAAAACAACTTACTCATTAGCGACAATGGAAATTTTTCAAAAATGAAGGCAATTTCTAAGTTATTTGAAAAAAAAGGATTCGCAATATTAAATAAAGCAATAAATGAGGAAAGTGAAATAGGCAATGTTAGTGAATTTGTATTAAATGAAAGATTAGAATTAATCAAGCTTATAGAAATCGAATGTAAAAAATCTATGGCAACTACAAATTTTAATACCATTTTAGAGAATCAAGTTTACATTAAACCTGATTATATTATATGTTTTGAGGACTTTAATATACCTGTATTAATGATGTGTGGATTAATGCATCCAGTTTTCAAACCAAAAGCTTTAGATGTTAAAAATTATCAACTGCAAACTTCTGAAATATTCAATAAGCAAATCAAAGGAGACTTTGGTCAAATTGATAGCTTATCTCAAATAAATAAATTCAAAGTATTACATTCCTATGATTTCAATAGTGCAGTTCAATCTGTTGAAGTCGCTAATAAATCAAAAGCTAATGGTTATGCTATAAGTTTTGGTGGCCCAATGAAAAGTAAAAGATGGATAACATCTCTTAATATGGGAGAAAAAGAGATTACTTTTAAAGAAAAACTTCCAGAACCCTATTTAATTTCTACAGCAATTTCTTTAGGTGTAAATAAAAAATTAGATAATAAAACACCTGTTCATATCTTGGGAGTTGGCACACCAATACTAATTGCTTTATTTGGTTATTTATTTAATAATTCAAAAGCCATAAGTATTGATTCTACTGCACCATTCAAAGACGCATATGCAGGAACTCTATATGGTTCTAAATCTGCATTTTTAAAAATGGATATGTATAAAGTAGCTGCAAATTGTTTAATTGAGAACAAAGCTTACAAATCGTCAACACCATTCTTTAAAAGATTTGAGAAACAATTCCCTTCTAATTGGTCAAACCTAAGAACTGAATTGAAAATAAATAAGAATTCAAGCATAAAGTCAGTAGCTAATTTACTGATTGAAAACCCAAGTTTAGTTGAAAAATACATTCCTTTTTTCTCTAAAATGAGGTCTGGAAATGATGAAATGATAAACATTCTTAGAACTTCACGAGCTGGTCATAATTATTGGGTTTTAAGAAAAATTTGTATTTCAGTTAGAAATAGAATGAACGACCCAATTAAATTAGAAAAATGGACTGAATATCAAGTTAACAGATACATTAAAGTAACTAGCGAAAAATGGGGCTTAGCAGTTTTAGAATCATTTAGAATTGCGAAATTACATAATACTGTTAAAAATAACGAACGAATCGAGTAGACTGTCCTGCTAGAAACTAGCAAGGAAAGCCTCTCAATTTAGCGAAGCGGTCTCATGAAATACCAATAAATAAAATAAACGCTTCATTTCATACAACACCGAGAGCACTTACGTACTCGGTGGTTTGCAAAAAGATGAGTTAAGTTGAATGTAAACATCCGTTATCTTCAAACATGACTCCACAAAAAAGCCGTTGCAACAAAAATTGCAACAGCTTTTTAATACAGACAAAACTATCTTAATAACGAAAATTTAGAACTTTTTTCGCTCCATTACTAAAAACCGTAAAAAAACCATTTACTTTCTTATTAATTTTACAAATACAATGAAAGTAAACAATACTTTTTGACAGAAATAAACCTTCTCTACGTATAAATACGTACAAAAAACAGCTAAAAATACGTATTTATACGTATTGCAAGTTTGAAAAATATAGTTTAGATTTGAAAAAAGTATGACGCTTGTCATACATATTTACCTCATTTTGGGTGTATATGTATGATTTAGTCATACATATACACAAGTTCTACACCATTTGAAGAAACACCTAGACAAATTAATGAAATGTATTTTTTGCGATAATAAAAATGATGCCAAATCTATTGAGCATATTGTTCCGGAGTCTTTCGGAAATAACTTCTACACTCTTCCAAAAGGAGCAGTTTGTGATGACTGTAATAGTAGATTTTCAACTTTTGAAGGAAAGGCTTTAACGAATTCTGTTTTTGCAATGGAAAGAGCTCGTCTTGGAGTTGTAACTAAAAAAGGTAAGAATTCAAAAGGAAAAGTAAACGAACTTATTATTGAAGGAGATAAAAACTTTAGAAAAACATATTTGACAATTAAGGGAATTGACCAAAACAATTCTAGAAATTACGATTCTGAAAAAAGAACAATTCAAGTAGTAGTTCCTGCATTTGACAAAAGTGAAGTAGCAACTTCAAAGTTGCTTTTAAGTATTGGTTTAGAATCGATTTACAAATCACAAAATAAAATTTTTAGCAAATACGATTTTACGGACATGAAAAACTATTTGACTACAAAAGAAAATCAAGATTGGCCTTTTACAACGAGTGAATATGAAATCGGAAAATTTAAAAGTGTTCCGACTTTCTATGACAAGTATAGATTAAAAAAGGCGCATTGTAAACTTACGATTTTGGAATTTGACGATGACACTCTTATTTTTCAATTTGATTTTGGAGGAATATCAATGATGATTAACTTACTAAATAGAAAATTAGATTGGTTTAAGGAATTAATTAAAAAAGATAAACAAGCACAAATTTACCCTGAACATTACAGAACAAAACTCGGAATAAAAGAGGTTTAGGACATCAAAATAAAATTAAGAAGTATGCAAAAAGAAACAGAGTTTATATCAAAAGAAATATCTACACTATTAC is a genomic window of Flavobacterium jumunjinense containing:
- a CDS encoding HNH endonuclease; the encoded protein is MKCIFCDNKNDAKSIEHIVPESFGNNFYTLPKGAVCDDCNSRFSTFEGKALTNSVFAMERARLGVVTKKGKNSKGKVNELIIEGDKNFRKTYLTIKGIDQNNSRNYDSEKRTIQVVVPAFDKSEVATSKLLLSIGLESIYKSQNKIFSKYDFTDMKNYLTTKENQDWPFTTSEYEIGKFKSVPTFYDKYRLKKAHCKLTILEFDDDTLIFQFDFGGISMMINLLNRKLDWFKELIKKDKQAQIYPEHYRTKLGIKEV